The Fusobacterium necrophorum subsp. necrophorum genome has a window encoding:
- a CDS encoding NAD(P)-dependent oxidoreductase, with translation MEYDVIHFEALGEEAKYLEQETRECKKKGLLPANFKYLITPENVQTYLLYHKHFILPDLITTKTHSILPEEYLVGKKKSVVTRSAGYDHFEHLQSIINLASLREYCVNAVAQTAIKFLYAACGRMNEYMKNTASFERNHTTSFMELGKNRIATVFGVGKIGKKIYELLEQNDLTVQAVDIREQELKRVYGDSVKFVSKEEALLTSDILINAMNLTKNPKSKFYNMNYFSEKEFSLVKKGVIFINVTRGEIAPESILLNCYKKGIISGIGLDVFTNEEVFSKVVKGEMKTQEKDIKAAKKIEEKALSQEENFYVQPHQAFNSDLAARAKAKEAMKQICIWYKNNKEKFDEQLPYYCD, from the coding sequence ATGGAATACGATGTAATACATTTTGAAGCTCTGGGAGAAGAAGCTAAGTATTTGGAACAGGAAACCAGAGAATGCAAAAAAAAGGGGCTACTTCCTGCCAATTTTAAATATTTGATCACTCCCGAAAATGTGCAAACATATTTGCTATATCATAAGCATTTTATCTTGCCTGACTTAATTACAACAAAGACACATTCCATTTTACCGGAGGAATATCTAGTAGGAAAGAAAAAAAGTGTTGTAACCCGAAGTGCTGGCTATGATCACTTTGAACATTTGCAATCTATTATCAATTTAGCCAGTTTAAGGGAATATTGTGTTAATGCAGTAGCCCAGACTGCAATTAAATTCTTGTATGCCGCATGCGGACGAATGAATGAATACATGAAAAATACCGCATCTTTTGAAAGAAATCATACCACTTCTTTTATGGAATTGGGAAAGAATAGAATTGCTACTGTTTTTGGAGTTGGAAAAATAGGAAAAAAAATATATGAGCTATTGGAGCAAAATGATTTAACTGTACAAGCTGTTGATATCAGAGAACAAGAACTCAAGAGAGTCTATGGTGATTCTGTTAAATTCGTTTCTAAAGAAGAGGCCTTATTAACAAGTGATATTCTCATTAATGCGATGAATTTAACAAAAAATCCAAAAAGTAAATTCTATAATATGAATTATTTTTCAGAAAAAGAGTTTTCTCTGGTAAAAAAGGGAGTTATTTTTATCAATGTGACGAGAGGAGAAATCGCTCCTGAAAGTATTTTGTTAAATTGTTATAAAAAAGGAATTATTTCTGGGATTGGACTGGATGTTTTTACAAATGAGGAAGTCTTTTCCAAAGTTGTCAAAGGGGAAATGAAAACTCAGGAGAAAGATATAAAGGCAGCAAAAAAAATCGAAGAAAAAGCCTTATCTCAGGAGGAAAATTTTTATGTACAACCTCATCAGGCTTTCAATTCAGATTTGGCTGCTCGTGCAAAAGCCAAAGAAGCTATGAAACAAATTTGTATCTGGTATAAAAATAATAAAGAAAAGTTTGATGAACAATTACCTTATTATTGCGATTGA
- a CDS encoding sodium/glutamate symporter: MQLTMNQAIWAVFNDICIMAVLLLIGQFLRAKIKIFQKLLIPSALIAGGIALVLGPKGYGILKLSPNFGTYAAVLIVVIFAATPIGDKPSKEAMSGPVIGGMFFNITGIAVLQYAIGMLVTVYGLRFIYPNLPEQFGLMMATGFYGGHGTAIAVGNALESMGVPNMTDFGNTCATIGIVGGIISGVGIINWGTRKGYTHYVDSPQNLPIELRTGLIPPEKQKAAGKVSISSICLDPLSFHIALVLLASVGGILISDYFKSFSAGLGYAVSIPAFCTALLCGFLINKILNRTKAHSYVDRYSISRIQGVATDFLMVSGIGSLNLSVVLDYLGPLLIVCGIGFLITWWWFIYIGGKSSREDWFERNMMCWGHATGVAATGVLLQRVVDPDLKSRGIEDSGIADLFNRPLIVGLQVIPPIVMNILPNFGAHIVTWGIFMIVLVMWIIAWKLKWWIPSQKRKIYRS, translated from the coding sequence ATGCAATTAACTATGAATCAAGCTATCTGGGCCGTATTTAATGACATTTGTATTATGGCAGTGTTATTATTGATTGGTCAATTTTTAAGAGCAAAAATAAAAATTTTTCAAAAACTGCTAATTCCTTCTGCTTTGATTGCTGGAGGGATTGCTTTAGTACTTGGACCAAAAGGTTATGGGATTTTAAAACTATCTCCCAACTTTGGAACTTATGCAGCAGTATTGATTGTCGTTATCTTTGCAGCGACTCCAATTGGAGATAAACCAAGTAAAGAAGCGATGTCTGGTCCTGTAATAGGAGGAATGTTTTTTAATATAACAGGAATTGCTGTTCTACAGTATGCGATCGGGATGCTGGTAACTGTGTATGGATTAAGGTTTATCTATCCAAATCTTCCAGAGCAGTTTGGTTTAATGATGGCTACGGGCTTTTATGGAGGACATGGAACTGCAATTGCTGTTGGAAATGCTCTGGAAAGTATGGGAGTTCCAAATATGACAGATTTTGGAAATACTTGTGCTACAATTGGAATTGTAGGGGGAATTATATCAGGAGTTGGAATTATAAACTGGGGAACTCGGAAAGGATATACTCACTATGTTGACAGTCCTCAAAACTTACCGATAGAACTACGTACAGGTTTAATTCCTCCTGAAAAGCAAAAAGCGGCAGGAAAAGTCAGCATTTCCTCTATTTGTTTAGATCCTTTGTCTTTTCACATCGCTTTGGTCTTATTAGCTTCGGTGGGAGGAATTTTAATTTCAGATTATTTCAAAAGTTTTTCTGCTGGATTAGGATATGCTGTTTCTATTCCTGCTTTTTGTACTGCATTGCTATGTGGTTTTCTGATCAATAAAATCCTTAATAGAACAAAGGCTCATTCTTATGTAGATAGATATTCCATCAGTCGTATTCAAGGAGTTGCTACAGATTTTTTGATGGTTTCAGGAATTGGTTCCTTGAATCTGTCTGTTGTGCTCGATTATCTAGGACCATTACTAATTGTCTGTGGCATTGGTTTTCTCATCACGTGGTGGTGGTTTATTTATATTGGTGGAAAATCTTCAAGAGAAGATTGGTTTGAAAGGAATATGATGTGTTGGGGACATGCCACTGGAGTTGCCGCAACAGGAGTATTACTCCAAAGAGTAGTTGATCCTGATTTAAAATCAAGAGGAATTGAAGATTCCGGGATTGCTGACCTTTTTAACCGTCCTCTAATTGTAGGTCTACAAGTAATTCCTCCCATTGTAATGAATATTTTACCTAATTTTGGAGCTCATATTGTGACATGGGGCATTTTCATGATTGTGCTGGTTATGTGGATTATTGCATGGAAATTAAAATGGTGGATTCCATCTCAAAAAAGAAAAATCTACAGGAGCTAA
- a CDS encoding AAA family ATPase, with product MKLLPVGITDFREILESNYYYIDKTQWIEELFQDGAKVKLFTRPRRFGKTLNMSMLRYFFDIQNRENTRKLFQGLEIENSPYMAEQGKYPVIFLSFKDVKERNWRDCLRQIKILLKDLYNSFEFLRSSLNPSELRSFDKIWFEEESGNYQNALKMLSSFLKKYYQKKSIILIDEYDTSIVCAYEHGYYEEAISFFRNFYSSALKDNECLQLGVMTGILRVAKEGIFSGLNNLMVYGVFEEKYSSSFGLTEEEVKKALGYYGLAYNIEKVKEWYDGYRFGNMEIYNPWSILNYIFHQRLESYWVNTSNNFLIYDILERANRNLFEELQAVFQGKEIQKTLEYSFSFQDMTNPQEIWQLLVHSGYLKIEKNMGNHRYALKIPNREIYQFFERSFLNRFLGGVDYFQDMISALQKGDIKVFEKKLQEILLSNVSYHDVGQEEKYYHNFILGMILSLSKEYEIHSNLESGYGRYDISLEPKDKRKLGFILELKIAKSEEELEKRAKEALEQIEEKNYDVSMKQKGVSNILKLGLAFYGKRVLVLVPN from the coding sequence GTGAAATTATTGCCTGTTGGAATCACGGATTTTAGAGAAATATTGGAAAGTAACTATTATTATATTGATAAAACACAATGGATAGAAGAACTTTTTCAAGATGGAGCAAAAGTCAAACTCTTCACCAGACCTCGTCGTTTTGGAAAGACATTAAATATGTCGATGTTACGATATTTTTTTGATATCCAGAATCGGGAAAATACTAGAAAACTTTTCCAAGGCTTGGAAATTGAAAATTCTCCCTATATGGCAGAACAAGGGAAATATCCTGTGATTTTTCTTTCTTTTAAAGATGTTAAAGAAAGAAATTGGAGGGATTGTTTGAGACAAATAAAAATATTGTTAAAAGATTTATACAATTCTTTTGAGTTTTTGCGTTCTTCTTTGAATCCAAGCGAATTAAGAAGTTTTGATAAAATATGGTTTGAAGAAGAAAGTGGAAATTATCAGAATGCTCTAAAGATGCTGTCTTCCTTTTTAAAAAAATATTATCAAAAGAAGTCTATCATTCTCATTGATGAATATGACACCTCCATTGTTTGTGCCTATGAGCATGGATACTATGAGGAGGCGATTTCCTTCTTTCGAAACTTTTACAGCTCCGCTTTGAAAGACAATGAGTGTTTACAACTAGGGGTAATGACAGGCATTTTGCGGGTAGCAAAGGAAGGGATTTTTTCAGGGCTCAATAATTTAATGGTATATGGTGTTTTTGAGGAGAAATATAGTTCTTCTTTTGGACTAACGGAGGAAGAGGTGAAAAAGGCATTAGGATACTATGGGTTAGCATACAATATAGAGAAAGTCAAAGAATGGTATGATGGATACCGATTTGGAAATATGGAGATTTACAATCCATGGTCGATTCTCAATTATATTTTCCATCAAAGATTGGAAAGTTATTGGGTGAATACTTCTAATAATTTCTTAATCTATGATATATTGGAACGAGCAAATAGAAACCTTTTTGAGGAATTACAAGCTGTGTTCCAAGGAAAAGAAATTCAAAAGACATTGGAGTATTCTTTCAGTTTTCAAGATATGACAAATCCACAAGAGATTTGGCAGCTGTTAGTACACAGTGGATATTTAAAGATAGAAAAAAATATGGGAAATCATCGATATGCTTTGAAAATACCCAATCGGGAAATATATCAATTTTTTGAAAGAAGCTTTTTAAATCGTTTTTTAGGAGGAGTGGATTACTTCCAAGATATGATATCTGCTTTACAGAAAGGAGATATTAAAGTCTTTGAAAAGAAATTACAAGAGATCTTGTTAAGTAATGTCAGTTATCATGATGTTGGACAAGAAGAAAAGTATTATCATAATTTCATCTTAGGAATGATTTTATCTCTGTCGAAAGAATATGAAATACATTCCAATTTAGAGAGTGGCTATGGAAGATACGATATTAGTTTAGAACCAAAAGATAAAAGAAAGTTAGGATTTATTTTAGAATTAAAAATAGCAAAGTCAGAAGAAGAACTGGAAAAGAGAGCAAAAGAAGCTTTGGAACAGATCGAAGAAAAGAACTATGATGTTAGTATGAAACAAAAGGGAGTTTCTAACATATTAAAGTTAGGACTTGCTTTTTATGGAAAGAGAGTCCTTGTTCTTGTACCTAATTGA
- a CDS encoding ABC transporter ATP-binding protein translates to MIQFEHVSKEYEGKKVVSDLNFEIQQGEFFILVGPSGSGKTTLLKMINRLLEQTEGNIYLEGKNSKDYNTRQLRFNIGYVLQQIALFPNLTVLENIELIPEMKNWEKRRRREKAKELMKRVGLNPEKYANRYPRDLSGGEQQRVGILRAIIFNPKILLMDEPFSALDPISRNQLQDLIKKIHKEFGMTIVFVTHDMKEAMKLGDRICIMKNGKQIQLATPENIRENPANQFVEEFFR, encoded by the coding sequence ATGATACAATTTGAACATGTTAGCAAGGAATATGAAGGGAAAAAGGTAGTATCTGATTTAAATTTTGAAATTCAACAGGGAGAATTTTTTATTCTGGTGGGACCGAGCGGAAGCGGAAAGACAACCCTATTAAAAATGATAAACCGTTTGTTGGAACAAACAGAAGGAAATATCTATTTAGAGGGGAAGAATAGTAAGGATTATAATACCCGACAATTACGATTCAATATTGGTTATGTTTTACAACAAATCGCTCTTTTTCCAAATTTGACTGTGTTAGAAAATATAGAGCTGATTCCTGAAATGAAAAATTGGGAGAAGCGAAGAAGACGAGAAAAAGCAAAAGAATTGATGAAAAGAGTAGGATTGAATCCGGAGAAATATGCAAATCGTTATCCTCGAGATTTATCCGGAGGAGAACAACAACGGGTCGGCATTTTACGGGCAATTATTTTTAATCCGAAAATTTTATTGATGGACGAACCTTTTAGTGCTTTAGACCCTATTTCTAGAAATCAATTACAGGATTTGATAAAAAAAATACATAAAGAATTTGGAATGACGATTGTTTTTGTGACACATGATATGAAAGAAGCTATGAAACTCGGAGATAGAATTTGCATTATGAAAAATGGGAAGCAAATACAATTGGCTACTCCTGAAAATATTCGAGAGAACCCGGCAAATCAGTTTGTAGAAGAGTTTTTTCGTTAG
- a CDS encoding ABC transporter permease/substrate-binding protein, translating into MGNFFKIFLEKKGDWTIALFEHLQISLLSLMLAIIIAIPCAIGISHRKKLSEWILHITGVIQTIPSLALLGFFIPFLGIGMVPAVLALVLYAIFPILQNTITALQEIDPSLEEAATAFGMTKWEKLKKFELALAMPIIISGVRTSAVMIIGTATLAALIGAGGLGSFILLGIDRNNGNLILMGAMTSACLAILFNAGIRILEKQKLKRILFVFLGILVILVFSFFSKTMKREEELIIAGKLGAEPEIIIHMYQELIETETDLKVELKTNFGKTSFLYEALKKGDIDIYPEFTGTIASSLLKEKEAVSNIPEEVYELAKTKIYEQDHLVLLKPMKFQNTYALAVPEEFAKEKKLDKISDLKKVEKDIVAGFTLEFHDRKDGNQGLKKIYGLDFKVKTMEPSLRYQAIQHGDIQILDAYSTDSELLKYKLVLLKDDKQLFPPYQGAAFMREETLQKYPELRNILEKISGKITEEEMQRMNYEVDVKGRTAKEVAREYLVKNGILQEKIF; encoded by the coding sequence GTGGGAAATTTTTTTAAAATTTTTTTAGAAAAAAAAGGTGACTGGACGATAGCTTTGTTTGAGCATTTGCAAATTTCTTTACTCTCTTTGATGTTGGCGATTATCATTGCAATTCCTTGTGCAATTGGAATTTCTCATCGTAAAAAATTGTCAGAATGGATATTACATATCACAGGTGTCATACAGACGATTCCTTCTTTAGCCTTATTAGGATTTTTTATTCCTTTTTTAGGAATAGGAATGGTACCGGCGGTTTTGGCATTGGTTTTATATGCCATTTTTCCGATTTTACAAAATACCATTACAGCTTTGCAGGAAATAGATCCTTCTCTGGAAGAGGCGGCTACCGCTTTTGGAATGACAAAATGGGAGAAGTTGAAAAAATTTGAGCTTGCTTTAGCTATGCCGATTATTATTTCAGGGGTTAGAACTTCTGCCGTTATGATTATTGGAACGGCTACTTTGGCAGCCCTGATTGGAGCAGGAGGATTGGGAAGCTTCATTCTATTGGGAATCGATCGAAATAATGGAAATCTTATTTTGATGGGAGCGATGACTTCCGCTTGTCTTGCCATTTTATTCAATGCGGGAATTCGTATTTTGGAAAAACAAAAATTGAAGAGAATTCTCTTTGTATTTTTAGGAATACTTGTCATCCTTGTTTTTTCTTTTTTCAGTAAAACGATGAAGCGGGAAGAAGAGCTAATCATTGCAGGAAAATTAGGAGCGGAACCTGAAATTATTATTCACATGTATCAGGAATTGATTGAGACAGAGACGGATTTAAAAGTGGAATTGAAAACCAATTTTGGAAAGACAAGTTTTTTATATGAGGCATTGAAAAAAGGAGATATTGATATTTATCCGGAATTCACAGGAACAATAGCCAGTTCTTTGTTGAAAGAAAAAGAAGCTGTTTCTAATATTCCGGAAGAAGTTTATGAGTTGGCTAAAACAAAAATTTATGAACAGGATCACTTGGTATTGTTAAAGCCCATGAAATTTCAAAATACCTATGCTCTTGCAGTTCCTGAGGAATTTGCGAAAGAAAAAAAGCTTGATAAGATTTCAGATTTGAAAAAGGTGGAGAAAGATATTGTCGCAGGGTTTACTTTGGAATTTCACGATAGGAAAGATGGAAATCAGGGGCTAAAAAAAATCTACGGTTTGGATTTCAAAGTGAAAACTATGGAGCCTTCTCTTCGCTATCAGGCAATTCAACATGGAGATATTCAAATATTGGATGCTTATTCAACAGACAGTGAGTTATTAAAATATAAGCTTGTTTTGTTGAAAGATGACAAACAATTATTTCCCCCTTATCAGGGAGCAGCTTTTATGAGAGAGGAAACTTTGCAGAAATATCCGGAATTAAGGAATATTCTGGAAAAAATTTCGGGAAAAATTACAGAAGAAGAAATGCAGAGAATGAATTATGAAGTCGATGTAAAAGGCAGAACTGCAAAGGAAGTTGCTAGAGAATATCTAGTGAAAAATGGAAT